The following are encoded in a window of Thermodesulfobacterium geofontis OPF15 genomic DNA:
- a CDS encoding amidohydrolase family protein: MGELKLQSYHHYLIRAKWVFPILSQPILDGAVEIKNKKIVNVGKFKEISKEAVLAKIIDFGEMIILPALVNAHTHLELSALRSKIPPPSGDFIAWVRNVVKLRENLNLVEIKESAKAVLYHFWKEGISIIGDVGNTALTLDLLCNSAFYGYFFHEVISFKGGYNLREIQVKAPSSNFKITYSAHAPYSVSPLLLQAIKSYNKKRKKLFCIHCAESIEEIKFLKNGEGPLLEFLKERGQWDESFVPPGISPIKYLNNLKLLDEDTLLVHVIHIDDEDLKILKNTKPKICICLRSNLFIGVGIPKLKELLSAGLDVCIGTDSLASNDQISIWEEIKTIYTYYPNISPEEILKMATFTGAKVLGYDKMGAILAGYDPNILVLEIKDPLKEKSEEVIRSLINAEREIKFRFYV, translated from the coding sequence ATGGGAGAACTAAAACTTCAATCTTATCATCATTATCTTATTAGAGCAAAATGGGTTTTCCCAATACTTTCTCAACCAATCTTAGATGGAGCAGTAGAGATCAAAAATAAAAAGATAGTAAATGTAGGAAAATTTAAAGAAATCTCTAAGGAAGCAGTATTAGCAAAAATTATTGACTTTGGAGAAATGATTATTCTTCCTGCTTTAGTTAATGCTCATACCCATTTAGAATTATCAGCTCTAAGATCTAAAATTCCACCTCCCTCAGGAGACTTTATTGCTTGGGTAAGAAATGTAGTTAAATTAAGAGAAAATCTAAATTTAGTTGAGATTAAAGAATCTGCTAAAGCAGTTCTTTATCATTTTTGGAAAGAAGGGATTAGTATAATTGGTGATGTTGGAAATACAGCTCTAACACTTGATCTTCTTTGTAATTCAGCTTTTTATGGATATTTTTTTCATGAAGTCATTAGTTTTAAAGGGGGTTATAATCTTAGAGAAATTCAAGTAAAAGCACCTTCTTCAAATTTTAAAATTACCTATTCAGCCCATGCCCCTTACAGTGTATCTCCCCTTTTACTTCAGGCTATTAAGTCTTATAACAAAAAAAGAAAAAAACTTTTTTGCATTCACTGTGCAGAATCAATTGAGGAGATTAAATTTTTAAAAAACGGAGAAGGACCTCTTTTAGAATTTTTAAAAGAAAGAGGACAATGGGACGAAAGTTTTGTTCCTCCAGGAATTAGCCCTATAAAATACCTCAATAATTTAAAACTTTTAGATGAAGATACATTACTTGTCCATGTAATTCATATAGATGATGAGGACTTAAAAATACTTAAAAATACAAAGCCTAAAATCTGCATTTGTCTTAGAAGTAATTTATTTATTGGAGTGGGTATCCCAAAATTGAAGGAACTTCTTTCAGCTGGACTCGATGTTTGTATAGGAACAGATAGTTTAGCAAGTAATGATCAGATTTCTATTTGGGAAGAAATAAAAACCATCTACACTTATTATCCAAATATTTCTCCAGAAGAAATTTTGAAAATGGCTACTTTTACAGGAGCAAAAGTTTTGGGATATGATAAAATGGGAGCCATACTTGCTGGATATGATCCTAATATACTTGTTTTAGAAATAAAAGATCCTTTGAAGGAAAAATCAGAAGAAGTAATTAGAAGTTTAATAAATGCTGAAAGGGAGATAAAATTTAGGTTCTATGTATAA
- a CDS encoding menaquinone biosynthetic enzyme MqnA/MqnD family protein, with protein sequence MYKLKLGSPLYINTLPLLFYFPQNNPYFEIILEVPKKLNQSLAKGEIHGSLSSSVFYAKNFRKYLILPDISISAVGKVKSVILYHKVPLEKLDNKKIGITPETESSFNLLRILLEEFIGIKPKYIELYKNWRTLTEEEKKELSGYLAIGDEALILQFNNRNKSALITDLAELWLKYTHLPFVFALFIVRKDIAKKYKNELKEFCNNLYYARAQAFSNLREIVKKSHLNLPKGFLFNYLTHLEYDFSGLKQRAFITFCEYLLKMGLIKELPKLRFLEIL encoded by the coding sequence ATGTATAAACTAAAATTGGGAAGTCCTCTTTATATAAATACACTCCCCTTATTATTTTATTTTCCTCAAAATAATCCTTATTTTGAGATAATACTTGAAGTTCCTAAAAAACTTAATCAAAGTTTAGCTAAAGGTGAGATTCATGGAAGTTTAAGTTCAAGTGTATTTTATGCCAAAAACTTTCGCAAATATTTAATACTTCCTGATATATCTATTAGTGCAGTAGGAAAAGTAAAAAGTGTAATACTTTATCATAAAGTTCCTTTAGAAAAACTTGATAATAAAAAAATAGGTATTACTCCCGAAACAGAAAGTTCTTTTAATTTACTAAGGATACTATTAGAGGAATTTATCGGTATAAAACCTAAATATATAGAACTTTATAAAAATTGGAGAACTTTGACAGAAGAAGAAAAAAAGGAACTTTCAGGATATTTGGCTATAGGAGATGAAGCTTTAATTCTTCAATTTAACAATAGAAATAAATCTGCACTAATTACTGATCTTGCTGAACTTTGGCTAAAATATACTCATCTACCTTTTGTATTTGCTCTTTTCATTGTAAGAAAAGATATAGCTAAAAAATATAAAAATGAATTAAAAGAATTTTGTAATAATCTTTATTATGCAAGGGCACAAGCCTTTTCTAATTTAAGGGAAATTGTAAAAAAAAGCCATTTAAATCTTCCAAAGGGATTTTTATTTAATTATCTAACTCACTTAGAATATGATTTTTCAGGGTTAAAACAAAGAGCCTTTATAACCTTTTGTGAGTATTTATTAAAAATGGGATTGATAAAAGAATTACCAAAACTTAGATTTTTGGAAATCTTATAA
- a CDS encoding ubiquinone/menaquinone biosynthesis methyltransferase, whose product MERDKKFIKKHFEKIVKKYDLVNLIGSLGQDKLWRKKVAEIFKDLKSPILDLCCGPYTLSLEISKKNSHPLFALDFSFSMLYYGKKRILNYLIYPVCGDAEILPFKKDTFGGISIAFGLRNLPNKVQALKEFYRVLKPDGLLVILEFSWPKNKFFQKIYQIYLDKYIPLLGSILTKDRSAYLYLADSIKKFPTPEEIKKMLLETGFKKVKYESLTMGIVTLYTAYKF is encoded by the coding sequence ATGGAAAGGGACAAAAAATTTATTAAAAAGCATTTTGAAAAAATTGTCAAAAAATATGATTTAGTAAATTTAATAGGAAGTTTAGGACAAGATAAATTATGGAGAAAAAAGGTTGCTGAAATTTTTAAAGATTTAAAATCACCTATACTTGATCTTTGTTGTGGTCCCTATACTTTAAGTTTGGAAATCTCTAAAAAAAATTCTCACCCTCTTTTTGCTCTTGATTTTAGTTTTTCTATGCTTTATTACGGAAAAAAAAGAATTTTAAATTATCTAATTTATCCAGTTTGCGGAGACGCAGAAATTTTACCTTTTAAAAAGGATACTTTTGGAGGAATAAGTATTGCCTTCGGTTTAAGAAATTTACCTAATAAAGTACAAGCTTTAAAAGAATTTTACAGAGTTTTAAAACCTGACGGACTACTCGTTATTTTAGAGTTTTCTTGGCCTAAAAACAAATTTTTTCAAAAAATTTATCAAATTTATTTAGATAAATATATACCTCTATTAGGAAGTATTTTAACAAAAGACAGATCTGCTTATCTTTATTTAGCAGATTCAATAAAAAAATTCCCAACCCCGGAGGAAATAAAAAAAATGCTTTTAGAAACCGGCTTTAAAAAAGTAAAATATGAATCTTTAACTATGGGTATTGTAACTCTTTACACTGCTTATAAGTTTTAA